One segment of Triticum urartu cultivar G1812 unplaced genomic scaffold, Tu2.1 TuUngrouped_contig_6639, whole genome shotgun sequence DNA contains the following:
- the LOC125530892 gene encoding 60S ribosomal protein L26-1-like: protein MKRNPRVTSSRRKCRKAHFTAPSSVRRVLMSAALSSELRHKYNVRSIPIRKDDEVQVVRGTFKGREGKVVQVYRRRWVIHVERITREKVNGSTVNVGIHPSKVIVTKLKLDKDRKALLDRKARGRAADKAKGKFTAEDVAAAAGGATATGASLQEID, encoded by the coding sequence ATGAAGCGCAACCCCCGCGTCACGAGCTCCCGCCGGAAGTGCCGCAAGGCGCACTTCACGGCGCCGTCCTCCGTCCGCCGCGTGCTCATGTCCGCGGCCCTCTCCTCTGAGCtccgccacaaatacaatgtccggtccatccccatccgcaaggatgacgaggtgcaggtcgtgCGCGGCACCTTCAAGGGCCGCGAGGGAAAGGTGGTGCAGGTCTACCGCCGCCGCTGGGTCATCCACGTGGAGCGGATCACCAGGGAGAAGGTCAATGGATCCACGGTGAACGTCGGCATCCACCCCAGCAAGGTGATCGTCACCAAGCTCAAGCTCGACAAGGACCGCAAGGCCCTCCTCGACCGCAAGGCTCGCGGCCGCGCTGCTGACAAGGCCAAGGGCAAGTTCACGGCCGAGgacgtcgccgccgccgctgggGGTGCCACGGCCACCGGCGCCTCGCTCCAGGAGATCGATTAA